In Candidatus Hydrogenedentota bacterium, one DNA window encodes the following:
- a CDS encoding acyl-CoA dehydrogenase family protein: MITDILQIDQGWSAEQRLAAEQVRRFVDERVLPCIGAHHQSETFPEELVAPLRGLGILEAVADDSIDPITYGLISRELERGSSALRSILSVQGSLVIGAIQQFGSLEQKERWLGPLGQLEAWGCFGLTEPDYGSNPAAMQTRAERCPGGYRLNGAKCWITSGVRADVAVIWAKREGQVCGFLVETDRPGFNASLMKGKWSFRSSETAQLHLDNVEVPESAMLPGANSLGAALKCLARARYSIAWGVCGAAQACLEETLDYVKTRIQFSGQPLASHQLIQYKLAWMCAELAGMLLIAKQLGELKTANTLDPAQISLAKMNNCRKALEIARTCRELLGANGIHDEYHIGRRMVDLETVLTYEGTEHIHALTIGAAITGTKAFG, from the coding sequence ATGATCACCGATATCCTCCAGATCGATCAGGGCTGGAGCGCCGAGCAGCGCCTTGCGGCGGAGCAGGTCCGCCGCTTCGTGGATGAGCGGGTGCTGCCGTGTATCGGCGCGCATCACCAGAGCGAGACCTTTCCCGAGGAACTGGTGGCGCCGCTGCGGGGCCTTGGGATTCTGGAGGCCGTGGCCGATGACAGCATCGACCCGATCACCTATGGGCTCATCAGCCGCGAGCTGGAGCGGGGCAGTTCGGCGCTGCGGAGTATTTTGAGCGTACAGGGATCGCTGGTCATTGGCGCGATCCAGCAGTTCGGATCGCTGGAGCAGAAGGAGCGCTGGCTCGGCCCGCTGGGCCAGCTGGAGGCCTGGGGCTGCTTCGGCCTTACGGAGCCGGACTACGGCAGCAATCCGGCGGCGATGCAGACCCGCGCGGAACGCTGCCCCGGCGGCTACCGCCTCAACGGCGCAAAATGCTGGATCACGAGTGGCGTCCGCGCGGACGTGGCCGTAATCTGGGCCAAGCGCGAGGGGCAAGTCTGTGGCTTTCTCGTGGAAACGGACCGCCCCGGCTTCAACGCCTCGCTCATGAAGGGCAAGTGGAGCTTTCGCAGCAGCGAGACGGCGCAACTCCACCTCGACAACGTGGAAGTGCCCGAGAGCGCCATGCTTCCCGGTGCGAACAGCCTCGGCGCGGCACTCAAGTGCCTGGCCCGGGCGCGCTACTCCATCGCGTGGGGCGTCTGCGGCGCGGCCCAGGCCTGCCTGGAGGAAACCCTCGACTACGTCAAGACGCGCATCCAGTTCAGCGGCCAGCCCCTCGCCAGTCACCAGCTCATCCAGTACAAACTCGCCTGGATGTGTGCCGAACTCGCGGGGATGCTGCTCATTGCGAAGCAACTGGGCGAACTAAAGACGGCCAACACCCTCGACCCCGCGCAAATCTCGCTGGCGAAGATGAACAACTGTCGCAAGGCCCTCGAGATCGCCCGCACGTGCCGGGAACTCCTCGGCGCGAATGGCATCCACGATGAGTACCACATCGGGCGGCGGATGGTGGATCTGGAGACGGTGTTGACCTATGAAGGCACGGAGCATATTCATGCGCTGACGATTGGGGCGGCGATTACGGGGACTAAGGCCTTTGGGTGA
- the trpB gene encoding tryptophan synthase subunit beta: MPDKEGFFGEYGGQFVPPELKRVMDEINDAYDAVTATVAFQEELADLYADYVGRPSPLYFARRLTDKIGGARIFLKREDLNHTGAHKINHCLGEALLAKHMGKTKVLAETGAGQHGVALATACALVGIPCEIHMGEIDIAKEHPNVTKMKILGCTLVPVTRGTRTLKDAVDSAFDEYLKDPEHFFYAIGSVVGPHPFPKMVRDFQSIVGREARTQFLSREHCLPDYVMACVGGGSNAIGLFTAFLDDASVAMIGVEPAGRGLETPDHAATLTKGSKGVLHGFRCYNLQDEAGEPLPVYSIASGLDYPGTGPQHCHLKDIGRAEYVAVDDAACLDAFMTLSRLEGIIPALESAHAVAYAMQLAATLPREKSILINLSGRGDKDADFVADHLGL, from the coding sequence ATGCCGGATAAAGAGGGGTTTTTCGGGGAATACGGGGGGCAGTTTGTTCCGCCGGAATTGAAGCGGGTCATGGATGAGATCAATGACGCGTATGACGCGGTGACGGCAACGGTGGCATTTCAGGAGGAGCTCGCGGATCTGTATGCGGATTATGTGGGTCGACCGAGTCCGCTTTATTTTGCGCGGCGCTTGACGGACAAGATCGGGGGGGCGCGGATCTTTCTGAAGCGGGAGGATCTGAACCACACGGGCGCACACAAGATTAACCACTGTCTGGGCGAGGCCCTGCTGGCGAAGCACATGGGCAAGACGAAGGTGCTGGCGGAGACGGGCGCGGGGCAGCATGGGGTGGCGCTGGCGACGGCGTGCGCGCTGGTGGGGATTCCGTGTGAGATTCACATGGGCGAGATCGACATTGCGAAGGAGCACCCGAACGTCACGAAGATGAAGATCCTGGGCTGTACGCTGGTGCCGGTGACGCGGGGCACGCGGACGCTGAAGGATGCGGTGGACAGCGCTTTTGACGAGTATTTGAAGGATCCGGAGCACTTCTTTTATGCGATTGGCTCTGTGGTGGGCCCCCACCCCTTCCCGAAGATGGTGCGGGATTTTCAGAGCATCGTGGGCCGGGAAGCGCGCACGCAGTTTCTGTCGCGTGAGCATTGCCTGCCGGATTATGTGATGGCGTGCGTGGGCGGCGGCTCGAACGCCATCGGGCTGTTCACGGCGTTTCTCGATGACGCTTCGGTCGCGATGATCGGCGTGGAGCCGGCGGGGCGTGGCCTGGAGACGCCCGATCATGCGGCGACGCTGACGAAGGGGAGCAAGGGGGTGCTTCATGGTTTCCGCTGCTACAACCTGCAGGACGAAGCGGGCGAGCCGCTGCCGGTGTATTCCATTGCGTCGGGTCTCGATTATCCGGGCACGGGTCCGCAGCACTGTCACCTCAAGGATATTGGACGGGCGGAATATGTGGCGGTGGACGATGCGGCCTGTCTGGACGCCTTCATGACGCTGTCGCGTCTGGAGGGGATCATCCCCGCTCTGGAGAGTGCCCATGCGGTGGCCTATGCGATGCAACTGGCCGCTACGCTGCCCCGGGAAAAATCGATCCTGATCAATCTTTCCGGACGTGGCGACAAGGACGCGGATTTCGTGGCGGATCACCTGGGTTTGTAG
- a CDS encoding ATP-binding protein, which translates to MQCIIFIGAQATGKSTMFRSHFARTHVHISLDVLRTRHREQRFFEICLETRQPFVVDNTNPRRTDRSRYIIPAREHSFTVIGYYFQSRIEDMLERNAARATGERIPDKGLRGTLAALELPSLTEGFDQLYYVEWDKQKDYRISGWNDEV; encoded by the coding sequence ATGCAGTGCATCATTTTCATTGGGGCGCAGGCCACCGGGAAATCAACCATGTTTCGAAGCCATTTCGCGCGCACCCATGTACATATAAGCTTGGACGTTCTAAGAACTCGCCACCGGGAACAGCGCTTTTTCGAGATCTGTTTGGAGACACGGCAACCCTTTGTCGTCGACAATACGAACCCTCGTCGCACAGATCGCTCGCGATACATCATCCCGGCCCGCGAACACAGCTTTACGGTGATCGGATACTACTTCCAATCGAGGATCGAGGACATGTTGGAGCGCAACGCCGCGCGAGCAACTGGGGAGCGAATTCCGGATAAGGGTCTTCGGGGCACCCTCGCGGCACTCGAGCTACCTTCGCTAACTGAAGGCTTCGATCAACTCTACTACGTTGAATGGGACAAGCAGAAAGACTACCGCATTTCGGGGTGGAACGATGAAGTTTAG
- a CDS encoding DJ-1/PfpI family protein — protein MPKALVALAQGCEELEAVTIIDLLRRANIEVVSASLTPEPVVCSRGVVLIADTTLEKAAKIEDFDAIVLPGGLPGADNLADSPLVMKTLKRMAKEDKYVTAICAAPRVLAKAGLLAGKRVTAYPGFVDGGQFPELQFTGGAVEVDGKIVTSRGPGTAMDFALTLIELLSGASTRKTVEAGLKR, from the coding sequence ATGCCCAAAGCACTGGTCGCCCTGGCCCAGGGGTGTGAAGAACTGGAAGCCGTAACGATTATCGATCTCCTGCGGCGCGCGAACATTGAAGTGGTGTCGGCGAGTTTGACGCCCGAGCCGGTGGTGTGCAGCCGGGGTGTGGTGCTGATTGCCGATACCACCCTGGAAAAGGCCGCGAAGATCGAGGATTTTGATGCGATTGTGCTGCCCGGCGGCCTGCCCGGCGCGGACAATCTGGCGGACAGCCCGCTGGTGATGAAGACGTTGAAGCGGATGGCGAAAGAGGACAAGTATGTGACGGCGATCTGCGCCGCGCCCCGGGTGCTGGCCAAGGCCGGGCTGCTGGCGGGCAAGCGGGTGACGGCCTATCCGGGCTTTGTGGATGGGGGCCAGTTTCCCGAGTTGCAGTTTACCGGCGGCGCGGTGGAAGTGGATGGGAAGATAGTGACTTCGCGCGGTCCCGGCACGGCGATGGATTTTGCATTGACGTTGATCGAGCTGCTGTCCGGCGCTTCGACCCGGAAGACCGTGGAGGCTGGACTGAAGCGGTAG
- a CDS encoding right-handed parallel beta-helix repeat-containing protein, with the protein MKFSPLHALLATLFALAASGCATVESLPAKIELSARVVNVTRFLPDGFAQDGSVSYQREIQEALDQSPDGATIVFPPSIYRLESSRGLRIPANRTVVLDGATFLLAGEIDEDGEAFLLDGVSEVTIQGGTIIGRRDVWAESVNVAGIRVRGSGSHIRVERTRFYDLSSNAVGIFGDSLDHPIRHVWIVDIYAENCCNLYYDYLTDKRGPAEGSVREDQGSVCLYNVSDFVVRGCYLDGSRSDGTHFKSCRNGQISDNQILNSEMGGFFLEGCQNVIATGNIMRNNGSRGCTIERDSTDCVLSDNIVERSGREGLWAPDVARIVVSGNLFRENGQKDDAEKDSEIRINDESRYPTVPADIRIEGNIFQSTAHCNSVIQVNAGAGPGIAICNNTFTGPVRELAIESSFEVLVAGNAGLD; encoded by the coding sequence ATGAAGTTCAGTCCGCTCCACGCCCTCCTTGCCACCCTGTTTGCCCTGGCCGCTTCCGGCTGCGCGACGGTGGAGTCCCTCCCGGCAAAAATCGAGTTGTCGGCCCGGGTGGTCAATGTGACGCGGTTTCTACCGGATGGCTTTGCGCAGGATGGGAGCGTGAGTTATCAGCGGGAGATTCAGGAAGCGCTGGATCAGAGTCCGGACGGTGCGACGATTGTGTTCCCCCCTTCCATCTATCGGCTGGAGTCCAGCCGGGGCCTGCGGATTCCGGCGAACCGGACGGTGGTGCTGGATGGGGCGACTTTCCTTCTGGCGGGCGAGATCGACGAAGATGGCGAAGCGTTCCTGCTGGACGGTGTCTCGGAGGTGACGATTCAGGGGGGAACGATTATCGGGCGACGGGATGTGTGGGCGGAGTCGGTGAATGTGGCGGGGATCCGGGTGCGGGGCAGCGGCAGCCATATCCGGGTGGAGCGAACGCGCTTCTACGACCTTTCCAGCAATGCCGTGGGGATCTTTGGCGATAGTCTGGACCACCCCATCCGCCATGTTTGGATTGTGGACATTTACGCGGAAAACTGCTGCAACCTCTACTATGATTACCTGACGGACAAGCGGGGACCGGCCGAGGGCAGCGTCCGCGAAGATCAGGGCAGCGTGTGCCTTTACAATGTGTCGGATTTCGTGGTGCGTGGGTGCTATCTGGATGGATCACGGTCGGACGGCACGCACTTCAAGAGCTGCCGCAACGGCCAGATCTCGGACAATCAGATCTTGAACAGCGAGATGGGCGGTTTCTTTCTGGAAGGCTGCCAGAACGTCATTGCGACGGGCAATATCATGCGGAACAATGGATCGCGGGGCTGCACCATCGAGCGGGACAGTACGGACTGTGTGCTGAGCGACAACATTGTGGAGCGGAGCGGTCGCGAGGGCTTGTGGGCGCCGGACGTGGCGCGGATTGTGGTGTCGGGCAATCTATTTCGCGAGAACGGCCAGAAGGACGACGCGGAGAAGGACTCGGAGATCCGGATCAACGATGAATCGCGCTATCCCACGGTGCCGGCGGATATCCGTATCGAGGGGAATATTTTTCAGAGTACGGCGCACTGCAACAGCGTGATCCAGGTGAATGCGGGCGCGGGGCCGGGGATCGCGATCTGCAACAATACCTTCACGGGGCCGGTGCGGGAGCTGGCGATCGAGTCGAGCTTTGAGGTGCTCGTGGCGGGGAACGCGGGGCTGGATTGA
- the sixA gene encoding phosphohistidine phosphatase SixA codes for MKTLLIMRHAKSSWEEGGQPDHERPLNDRGLRDAPRMGTYLTKKGFAADAILTSSARRARRTAEIVASAMDRSDRVEVIDALYLADPLVYLASLRHLPDEVRVVLVVGHNPGVSEWATKLTRRQVELPTAAVACVTLPINEWATINGGTPGMLLDLWLPKKIDG; via the coding sequence ATGAAAACACTGCTGATCATGCGCCATGCCAAGTCCTCGTGGGAGGAAGGAGGTCAGCCGGACCATGAACGTCCCCTGAACGACCGGGGGCTCCGCGATGCGCCCCGGATGGGGACCTATCTCACGAAGAAGGGCTTCGCGGCGGATGCAATACTGACATCGAGCGCGCGGCGGGCGCGGCGTACGGCGGAGATTGTGGCATCGGCGATGGACCGGTCGGACCGGGTGGAAGTCATCGACGCGCTGTATCTGGCCGATCCGCTGGTGTACCTGGCTTCGCTGCGCCACCTGCCCGATGAGGTCCGGGTGGTGCTGGTGGTGGGTCACAATCCGGGCGTCTCCGAATGGGCCACGAAGCTGACCCGGCGGCAGGTGGAGCTGCCCACGGCCGCCGTGGCCTGCGTGACATTGCCGATCAACGAATGGGCTACGATCAACGGCGGCACGCCGGGCATGCTGCTGGACCTCTGGCTGCCGAAGAAGATCGACGGATGA
- a CDS encoding FAD-dependent oxidoreductase, protein MNQPTKILIIGGVAGGASAATRARRCNESAEITLLEKDGYVSFANCGLPYYLGGDIKDREKLLVAKPSLFEQRFRVNVKLRHEVTRIIPLEKRVEGTNHATGERFTLSYDKLILAPGAAPIVPDIPGARASNVFALRNVEDTDAIKAFLEQRAPKRAVVVGAGFIGLEMVEQFHQLGMEVSVVELAPQVLAPLDPEMAAIVEEELRKHDVGVHTGAGLKGFETEGDSVSAVVLDNGVVLPADVVILGMGVRPSTELAKVAGLAIGPMGGIVINDLAQTSNPDIYAAGDAVEYPHTFAGTAMRIPLAGPANRAGRIAGEHAATGHARPMGAVLGSAIVRVFDCVAASTGLSEKLAARLQRDALAVTVSAGNHAGYYPGAQRMLLKLIFDPASGKVLGAQAVGGDGVDKRIDVIATAMQFGATVFDLASVDLCYAPPFGSAKDPIHMAAFVAANHLDAATSIASPKVELEGLQIVDVRTAAEFAQMRLPGAIHIPVEELRDRLASLDPAQPTAVICQSGLRAHVGARILKQHGFNNVANITGGMIMQQYTRPDRVEH, encoded by the coding sequence ATGAACCAGCCCACAAAAATTCTCATCATCGGCGGCGTTGCCGGCGGAGCCAGTGCGGCCACCCGCGCGCGCCGCTGCAATGAATCGGCGGAGATCACCCTCCTCGAAAAAGACGGCTACGTTTCCTTTGCCAATTGCGGACTGCCCTATTATCTCGGCGGCGACATCAAAGACCGGGAGAAACTCCTCGTCGCCAAACCGTCCCTCTTCGAGCAGCGCTTCCGTGTGAACGTAAAGTTGCGCCACGAAGTCACGCGGATCATTCCCCTGGAAAAGCGGGTGGAAGGCACAAACCACGCCACCGGCGAGCGCTTCACCCTGTCCTACGACAAGCTCATCCTCGCGCCCGGCGCCGCCCCCATCGTGCCGGACATCCCCGGCGCGCGCGCTTCCAACGTCTTTGCCCTGCGCAATGTGGAAGATACCGATGCCATCAAGGCCTTCCTCGAACAGCGCGCCCCGAAGCGGGCTGTCGTGGTGGGGGCCGGTTTCATCGGCCTCGAAATGGTGGAGCAGTTTCACCAGCTTGGCATGGAGGTCTCCGTGGTGGAGCTCGCGCCACAGGTGCTCGCACCCCTCGACCCCGAAATGGCCGCCATCGTGGAGGAGGAACTGCGCAAGCACGACGTAGGCGTGCACACCGGCGCAGGACTCAAAGGCTTTGAAACCGAAGGCGATTCGGTCAGCGCGGTGGTCCTGGACAACGGTGTCGTGCTTCCGGCCGATGTCGTGATCCTGGGCATGGGTGTGCGTCCGTCCACGGAACTCGCCAAGGTCGCTGGACTCGCCATCGGCCCCATGGGCGGTATTGTCATCAACGACCTCGCTCAGACCAGCAACCCCGACATCTACGCGGCGGGCGATGCCGTGGAGTATCCTCATACCTTTGCGGGCACCGCCATGCGCATTCCCCTGGCGGGACCAGCCAACCGCGCCGGGCGCATCGCGGGAGAGCACGCCGCCACGGGCCACGCGCGACCCATGGGCGCCGTTCTCGGTTCCGCCATCGTGCGCGTTTTCGATTGCGTTGCAGCCTCCACGGGCCTCAGCGAAAAGCTCGCCGCGCGCCTCCAGCGCGATGCCCTCGCCGTCACCGTCTCCGCCGGAAACCACGCCGGCTACTATCCCGGCGCCCAGCGCATGCTCCTCAAGCTGATTTTCGATCCCGCCAGCGGCAAAGTTCTGGGCGCACAGGCCGTGGGGGGCGATGGGGTAGACAAGCGCATCGACGTGATCGCCACCGCCATGCAGTTTGGAGCTACCGTCTTCGACCTGGCCTCGGTCGACCTATGCTACGCCCCGCCCTTCGGCAGCGCGAAAGACCCCATCCACATGGCCGCCTTCGTCGCCGCAAATCACCTCGACGCCGCCACGTCCATTGCCTCGCCGAAAGTGGAACTTGAGGGGCTCCAGATCGTGGACGTCCGCACCGCCGCCGAGTTCGCCCAGATGCGACTGCCCGGCGCCATCCACATCCCCGTGGAGGAACTGCGCGACCGACTCGCCAGCCTCGATCCCGCCCAACCCACCGCCGTCATCTGCCAGTCCGGACTCCGCGCCCACGTCGGCGCGCGCATCCTGAAACAGCACGGCTTCAACAACGTCGCCAATATCACCGGCGGCATGATCATGCAGCAATACACCAGACCGGATCGCGTGGAGCACTGA
- a CDS encoding sulfatase-like hydrolase/transferase encodes MISPSFARHIIIVLALLSLVRIVPAAPPNIILIMADDLGYECIGANGSTHYKTPRLDALSREGMRFTHAYSQPLCTPTRVQLMTGKHNFRNYTQFAYMNPEEKTFAHALKDVGYKTAIVGKWQLGYDSTLPPRFGFDEHCLWQLSARKPEGERYANPLIEQNGKRLPRDPDAYGPDIFCDFAIDFVSRSKDAPFFLYYPMALTHNPFVPTPDSAEWGSGDRYAENPRHFAEMVTYMDKNIGRLVDHVASLGLSENTLFLFTGDNGTNRNITSPFQGRMLQGGKGSLTDAGTHVPLIAWWAGTIKPGQTFEGLVGFEDFFPTLLDVAGVSDYKGRLDGRSLLPLLKGQPYEPKPWQFAHYDPRWGDNSARRGRTARTTDYKLYGDGRFYHVASDFDEAKPLNAATLSPDAASIRAMLQQVLDDFEKQGSVMSADGAPEKAGKQKD; translated from the coding sequence ATGATCTCCCCGTCTTTCGCCCGTCACATCATTATCGTGCTGGCACTCCTGAGCCTCGTAAGGATCGTGCCGGCCGCGCCGCCCAACATCATCCTCATCATGGCGGACGATCTGGGCTACGAGTGCATCGGCGCGAACGGCAGCACCCACTACAAGACCCCCCGCCTCGACGCCCTGTCCCGCGAGGGCATGCGCTTCACCCACGCCTACAGCCAGCCCCTCTGCACCCCCACGCGCGTCCAACTCATGACCGGCAAACACAACTTCCGCAACTATACCCAATTCGCCTACATGAATCCGGAAGAAAAGACCTTCGCCCACGCCCTGAAGGATGTGGGGTACAAAACCGCCATCGTGGGGAAATGGCAGCTCGGCTACGACAGCACCCTGCCCCCGCGCTTCGGCTTCGATGAACACTGCCTCTGGCAACTGAGCGCGCGCAAGCCCGAAGGCGAGCGCTACGCGAATCCCCTCATCGAGCAGAACGGCAAGCGACTACCCCGCGATCCCGACGCCTACGGGCCCGACATCTTCTGCGACTTCGCCATCGACTTCGTCTCCCGCAGCAAAGACGCGCCCTTCTTCCTCTACTATCCCATGGCCCTCACCCACAACCCCTTCGTGCCCACCCCCGACAGCGCGGAGTGGGGGAGTGGCGACCGCTACGCGGAAAACCCCAGGCACTTCGCCGAAATGGTGACCTACATGGACAAGAACATAGGGCGGCTCGTCGACCACGTGGCCTCTCTCGGCCTTTCGGAAAACACCCTCTTTCTCTTCACCGGCGACAACGGTACCAACCGGAACATCACGTCCCCGTTTCAAGGGCGCATGCTTCAGGGCGGCAAAGGCAGCCTCACCGATGCGGGAACCCACGTGCCCCTCATCGCCTGGTGGGCAGGAACCATCAAGCCCGGTCAGACCTTTGAAGGGCTCGTCGGCTTCGAAGATTTCTTCCCGACCCTGCTCGATGTCGCCGGCGTTTCCGACTATAAAGGTCGGCTCGACGGACGCAGCCTTCTGCCCCTGCTCAAGGGCCAGCCCTATGAACCCAAGCCCTGGCAATTCGCCCACTACGACCCCCGCTGGGGCGACAACAGCGCCCGACGCGGCCGCACCGCACGAACCACCGACTACAAGCTCTACGGCGACGGACGCTTCTATCACGTCGCCAGCGATTTCGACGAGGCAAAGCCCCTGAACGCCGCCACCCTGTCCCCCGACGCCGCCAGCATCCGCGCCATGCTCCAGCAGGTTCTGGACGACTTCGAGAAACAGGGCAGCGTCATGAGCGCCGACGGCGCGCCCGAGAAGGCCGGAAAACAAAAGGATTGA
- a CDS encoding sugar phosphate isomerase/epimerase: MFFSGISDEAGQPIDVQIKAHKDLGWKHLELRMVDGTNITQLSDEAFAAVKSAVEAAGMSVSCFGSAIANWARPITCDPQIDIDDLNRAIPRMQELGTRFIRVMSYPNDPSNPIDEPTWRKEAIARMKTLAAIAEDGGIVLAHENCSGWGGLSAENSNILLGEVASPALRVVYDTGNPVSYKQDAWEYYQAVQDHIVYVHIKDANIVDGEAVYCYCGDGQGFVRETISDLLAKGYDGGFSIEPHLAAVIHTGATTDNKDELYNSYTEYGRRLMAIVKEVKAAL; encoded by the coding sequence ATGTTTTTTTCGGGTATCAGTGACGAAGCGGGCCAGCCGATCGACGTACAAATCAAGGCCCATAAGGATTTGGGCTGGAAGCACCTTGAACTGCGCATGGTCGATGGCACGAATATCACCCAGTTGAGCGACGAGGCTTTTGCCGCCGTGAAGTCGGCCGTGGAGGCCGCGGGCATGAGCGTTTCGTGTTTTGGCAGCGCCATCGCCAATTGGGCGCGCCCCATTACGTGTGATCCGCAGATCGACATTGACGATCTGAACCGGGCCATCCCCCGGATGCAGGAACTGGGCACGCGCTTTATCCGCGTGATGAGCTACCCGAATGATCCGAGCAATCCGATTGACGAGCCGACGTGGCGCAAGGAAGCGATTGCGCGGATGAAGACGCTGGCGGCGATCGCGGAGGACGGCGGCATCGTGCTGGCCCATGAGAATTGCAGCGGCTGGGGCGGGCTCTCGGCGGAGAACAGCAATATCCTGCTGGGGGAAGTGGCGAGTCCGGCGCTGCGGGTGGTGTATGACACGGGCAATCCGGTGAGCTACAAGCAGGATGCCTGGGAGTATTACCAGGCGGTGCAGGACCACATCGTCTATGTGCACATCAAAGACGCGAACATCGTGGACGGTGAAGCGGTGTATTGCTATTGCGGGGATGGCCAGGGCTTCGTGCGGGAGACGATCAGCGACCTGCTGGCGAAGGGCTATGACGGCGGGTTCTCCATCGAACCCCATCTGGCGGCGGTGATCCATACGGGCGCAACGACGGACAACAAGGATGAGCTTTACAACTCCTATACGGAGTATGGTCGCCGCCTGATGGCCATCGTCAAAGAGGTGAAGGCCGCCCTCTGA
- a CDS encoding guanylyltransferase, producing the protein MKFSELDAKIRVFETDYDQFVPPGVHMVARLDGRNFSRLTKELHDFEHPFDARFRDYMLLTTEFLMNCGGRVLYGYTQSDEISLLFHPDDECFGRKVRKIISILSGEASARFSSLLQDHAVFDCRVSQLPSKQSVIDYFRWRAEDAHRNSLQAHCYWGLRERGLIATAADKRLKGLREPEKRSLFRELKSFDFDALPGWQRRGSGLRWEAYTKTSQDPRTGESVDASRWRLVRNLELPENSAYSDYLMTLLEGAVEI; encoded by the coding sequence ATGAAGTTTAGTGAACTTGATGCCAAGATTCGAGTGTTTGAAACGGACTACGATCAGTTTGTTCCGCCCGGTGTGCATATGGTAGCACGACTGGACGGCCGAAACTTCAGTCGATTGACGAAGGAACTGCATGACTTTGAACACCCTTTCGACGCCCGATTCCGCGACTACATGCTATTGACGACCGAGTTTCTGATGAATTGCGGTGGGCGTGTCCTTTACGGCTACACGCAGAGTGACGAGATATCATTACTTTTTCATCCAGATGACGAATGCTTCGGACGGAAAGTGCGCAAAATCATTAGTATCTTGTCAGGCGAGGCCAGCGCCCGCTTCTCTTCTCTGCTGCAAGACCACGCCGTTTTTGACTGCCGGGTCAGCCAGTTGCCTTCGAAACAAAGCGTAATCGACTATTTCCGATGGCGCGCCGAGGATGCACACCGCAATTCCCTTCAAGCGCATTGCTACTGGGGGTTACGCGAACGTGGTCTCATCGCGACTGCGGCGGATAAGCGACTCAAGGGCCTGCGCGAGCCTGAAAAGCGGTCGTTGTTTCGTGAATTGAAAAGCTTCGATTTTGACGCGTTGCCTGGATGGCAACGGCGGGGCTCAGGTTTGCGTTGGGAAGCGTATACCAAAACATCACAAGACCCTAGAACCGGGGAAAGCGTGGACGCCAGTCGTTGGCGCCTAGTAAGGAACCTCGAACTTCCTGAAAACTCAGCTTACAGCGACTACCTGATGACGCTATTGGAAGGCGCTGTCGAAATATGA